The sequence ACATTCGACAAATGTTAATTGCATGCACCAGGTGGAAATTGTGCAATTTGCTCATTTTTTGGATGTAAAACAAGCACCATGTATACCAATTTCTGGACACAAGATCTTGCTCCTAATTTCCGCTAGTGGCATGGCAGCCGCCTTTACAGTTGTTCACTGTTTCCAGGCATACCTGGCGGCTGCCTGAAACAACATTGGATCAATTTTAAAATGCAAAGAAGGGTCTAGAGCCTGTTGCAGGACCTTTCTTCAAAATGATTGGCGAAAAACTAAGTGGAACATGCACGCGCTGGCTAGTTTTGCCAGTTCTACAGTGCAAATTAAAGGGACTGCTGGAAGTTGCTGAAGAAGTGGTAGGGAAAGTGCTTTCTTTACTTCCTCTCTAAGCATGGAAAAACAGGAGTAACCCAGCTCCACAGCACTGTTGAGGGTCGCTGTCAGCTTGCACTCAGACTGCCTGTATCCTGTTCATtgtgtgtcagctttggctcagttggtagcacattcaccttttgagtcagaaggttgtgggttcaagttccactccaagtcttgAGGAAATAAAtcaaggctgatattccagtgtAGTAGTGAGTgagtgcactgtcagaggtgccatctttcggatgcggTGTTAAACCGAGACCTCATTGGCCCTCTTGGTAGACGCAAAAGAACccaggcattatttcaaagaaaaacTGGAGTTATGCTTGGTCACCTGACCAAATTTATCTTTCAATCACATCGCAAAATCACATTATCtggccattgtcacattgctgtttgtgggagtttgctgttttcctacattgcaacagtgactgcacttcaaaaatacttaattggctctgCAACGCTTTGGCATGTCCagtgattgtgaaaggcactatataaacataaGTCTTGCTTTTCTCCATGTATTGGAGCTAACGAGGTAAAAATTGTTCAATCCAAATTAAATTTTAGTTACTGTTGAAGTTAAATGAATTCAAACTGTTGGTCTTTGACAAAATATGCTTAAACTTCCTGAGTCCAGAAAATGTAGAAGTTTAATACTATGTTGATACAGCTTGGAGACGATTGTTGGTATCTGAACCAAATGCATGTCTGTCTTGTTTGAAATAGTCAAAATTGGTTTTCAGTTCTTGACCAGCTAATAAGTGCAACAAATGCTTTGCAATCTGAGTAAACATAATAGTTCCACTGAACttaaagtactttttttttaaaacaaaaaggcGCAATGAATTTCTGCGTTCTTTTGATCAGGAGGGCAGAAAATGCACAATATGATCTATGGTGGCTCATAATTTGTCATTCTGTCTACTTGGTTCCTCTCCAACAGCACGGCTGCAATGAAGGTCAGCATCCTAACTGAGTCATTTTCAAAGCTAAAGGCAATTAAACTTTTAACTTCTGAAACAATTTATGTTGGGAAAGGTTGCATATCATAGTGAATGATTATTGCTACTTTTCCTAGTGTACTTTTTGTATGCTTTGATTCAAGTTTAGTATGTACGGTAGAATAGTTATTTTTCATGTCTATTTTGTTGCAGGTTTTAATGTGGAAACAGTAGAACACAACAATATAAGCTTCACAGTATGGGATGTGGGTGGTCAAGATAAAATTAGACCCCTCTGGCGTCACTATTTCCAGAATACACAAGGTATGAATTGTAATTTCCAACAGGTGTGTATCAAGTAGGAATAAAGTTCAATTCTTTGCTATTTGGGTTGTTCTGTCATATTCATAGAACCCATTTTCCAACCAGGAAGTTACACctacatataaaagcaaaatactgcggatgctggaaatctgaaacaaaaacaagaaatgctggattcactcagcaggtctggcagcatctgtggaaagagaagcagagttaacgtttcgggtcagtgacccttcttcggaaccgaagaagggtcactgacccgaaacgttaactctgcttctctttccacagatgctgccagacctgctgagtgaatccagcatttctagttACACCTACATGTTGCCTTTACTTCTAATATTCTAATCCAGACCCTTTGGCACACGATCTGAGTGTGCAACATTCCATGTCCACAGGAAATAAATTGATATGGGATCATCTTTGCCCACCTGAGTTCAATGTTTTAATCTGAAAAATGCCACGTCTACGCTGCATTGAAGTTTGAGTTTAAATCTGAAATCTTAAACGgggcctgaacccacaaccttctaacttagtAAGCTGAGTGTTATCATTGAGCCTAAGATGATGCCTTCACAAGACTATAGCGGAAACTATTCTCAATTAACTTTGAGTTGGAGCAATAGTATCGTGCAATTACGTTTGCATCTTCACTCAACACTGCTACTTTTAGATTAGTTGCCCTtcaggcaactccagctgtcctccTTGCAGATGTTTCAGCTAAAATCAGGTAGTTTTAATTAAATCTATGATCGAGCGTGAATTCAAGACCTAAActccaattttaacctaacctactGGGTAGGAATGGAGGGGGTTTGGGTCTTAGTCCATTTATACCCAATCTGACTTTAATCTCCAGTGAAGCCAATTGAGAGTAAAATGAAGTGTGGTCTAAAACAGATGTCTGACTCAAACTACCCACTCCTTCCaggcaagttaggttaaaattgggaCTCCAGAGTCAGGTCTGGTTGCACAAACAGTAAATTTCACCGGCGTTGAGAGTTGCACGGACTTTGTAACGATAGTTAATGTTTTTCGCAAAAGGCAGAGACAGTTATTGAATCGTATCgcaagggaggccatttggccatcacACTTGCGctgtctctgaaagagctatccaatgagtccCCTACCCATACCTACTTTAAAGCGCTTGGGTGAAATTCATCTTCGTCGGTAGCACGAAGTGGTCGATAACAAATTGGTAGCCTGTTTTACATTCCACCTGATATTCTTTTACATTGATTTCTATGGAAATGAAAATCGAGTGGGGTGTAAAACATCTCCTATTCTGTGCCACTGCTGTAGATCTATTTCAATCCTCTTATTTTTGAAATATTTATCTAACAAGTGCATGTATTCTGAGTGTCATTTTATAACAGACCCTGAAGTCAAGGTTTACTTTTCTGTTATTGGGTGCACACTTAATACATCTTGGAATCTCAACATGTTTTCTTCTTAAAGGCTTAATATTCGTTGTTGACAGCAATGACCGAGAGCGCATCAATGAGGCAAGGGATGAATTAAATAGAATGCTAAATGAACAAGAGCTGAAAGAAGCTGTGTTACTAGTCTATGCAAATAAGCAGGTAAGTCAAGGCACGTGAGTTTTCACTCAATCTGTTCCACCATAGCCAATCAATTTGACCATTTACTAGTAGCCCATAGCATTAATGCTTTTGTAAACACATCTGTCCAGTCTGAGTTAATAGTTAAATGCCAGGCTTGCGTAAACCAAGAAGCTCAACTGAAGAAATGGCTTGTTAATTGTCTTCATTGCCTTTGGACTACAAAGAGGAAAGAAAACCGGGTTTCCCATTTCTGATTGTTATCTGTGCATCCCTGCTAGAAAGTGTATGTTTGACTGAAAAGGATTGGACTTGACTATAACGTCCTTCTTAAAGAAAGGAAAGTAAGTGACTGTGGAAGATCTGCATTCCTGTCACATGTTGTGCAGAAGCACATGCATTGTGGGCTACCCAGTGCCTTGAAATATATACAAGTTACTTTGAACCATTGTGTTGAGGGAGATTGTTGATCGTCTATTAAGATGCTTTATACTGAGATGGAAAAACTAGCCTGAAAGTGTTGCTTTTGCCTTAATTTGGGTTGATTGGAATTCCTTGTCTATATCAAGGTTGTATAAATATCACTGTAATTACCAGGAGTTGCATTTTTAGACTCATTTTATTTTCAGAATGGGCAAAAATTAGCTTGACTTTTGTTGTCCCCTCCAATCTCTTTTCCCCTCTTTGCCTTGCTCCTAAGTGTCTGCTGTTCAGTGGTTATTGGATGCTTAACTATGGACTAAAGTAAGACTTGTATTCCATTTGACTTGGAATCAACTTACTGAACTCTCTTTAATTTAGCAAGTACTGTTAGAAAAGCTAACTGAGCAGTATCCCTGAGGTAAAGGCACTTTCACTGATATCACAGGGTCCGTTTCTGGTTCCCTGTTTGCTAAGCTATTTGATAGCCAAATAGTATTCATGTTCTACAACTGGCCTATGTTTCCCTGgcttgggggaggtgggggtgaggagaGTAAATTAGCCACAGTTCCCACTTCTGAtaactatccagtgacccctgtaaatTGGCAAGAGCAAGCTCACTTGTAATGCCCTCAGTGGttattagtttaatttagagatacagcgctgaaacaggcccttcggcccaccgagtctgtgccgaccatcaaccacccatttatactaatcctacactaattccatattcctaccacatccccacctgtccctatatttccctaccacctacctatactaggggcaattgctaatggccaattaacccatcaacctgcaagtctttggcatgtgggaagaaaccggagcacccggaggaaacccacgcagacacagggagaacttgcaaactccacacaggcagtacccagaattgaacccgggtcgctggagctgtgaggctgcggtgctaaccactgcgccactgtgccgccccaaattatgTAGTCTGATAGCTGCTGGCGAGCCTCGCAGGAAGGATGGGCACTTGCAAGGAGTACCAGAAGGCCCCCGTACTTGTGGAATTCTTCTCCAGCGATAACATATTTTAAAATGGTGGAGGAGAGGCTGCTAGATGAGCGCAGAAAATCAGACAATAGAGTGGTGTGATATTGGACCATTTTGAGGTGATTTGAATTCAAAGTAAATGACAGTCTTGTTATTGAACTAGAAAACAATTCTGATGTTTCATTCAAAATTCTCTTTCTTACAGGATTTGCCCAATGCGATGAATGTTGCAGAAATCACAGATAAACTGAACCTACACCAAATCCACCATAGAATTTGGTATATCCAGGCGACATGTGCTACCAGCGGCGATGGTCTTTATGAAGGTCTCCATTGGCTGGCTAGTCAACTTAGGAGTCACAAGTGATCCATTCCACTTCCTGAATGCCTCCACATGACCGACATGCGGCTGTGTGCTTGTGTGTATAAAGTGTGGAGTGGGAGCAGTTTCCTCACCATGTGCCTTTTATAATACAGAAGGGTTAGGGACACTGCTTATCTAAACTGATATGAAGAACTGTGAAAATATTTTGCCATTACAAATGAATGGTTCTAGTTTTGGAATAGTTACCAGTAATAACTTGCAGGCCTAAAATCAATTTGCAGTTAGCAATTTGCAAACATTAGGACCATGAGATGCTATTTTATGGCTCTTTTTCTAACTTGTGGTGGGGAGTAGAGGAAATGTGCCTGATCTCCAGCAAATCTTGTAGAATTTGagagcaggactgcagaccttgctTTGCAATCTCATCTAACTTTTTGTTGGCCTGAACCTGCATAGTGCAGGCTGGTTTTAAATTGTGCTTGCATGCATAAAAATTTGGGGGACATTGGGAAAGGTGAAAATCAATTATTCTCCAGGGAAATCATTCACTTGTTCTGATTCCTTTTTTTTTCTTGACTCTGCAAAGAATGGAAAGGAATTATGCCCATGTACAGGCGAGTCTGCACTGAATGGTGCAATTTTATGGGTTTGTAGAAACTTGAATCCTGCAACTTAAATAATGTGTGGAGGTTACTGAGGGGGCTGCTCCCATTCCTCTGTTTTGTAAAGATTTTGAGTGACACTTGTATGTATTTACTACAGGGGAGGGGGCGAAGCATCAAATGCATAAATAACACATGTAACCCTTTGTTGCTCGTACCAAGAGCCTAGCCCCCCAAAAAAGTGTTCAGTGTCTCTGCCTGCAACAACACTACAGACTCAAGTGTCTTTAAAAGCACCCTGGATCTTCATTAATAAATATTTGAAATTAAACTTCTGGTTGGTGGGAATTTAAAATTGCACACTCTTGGCTTCTCGGAAATCTCTCCAAAAGTCTGACATTTCTACCTAAAGAAATTTGAAAACTCTTCAATTTTTTAGATCATTTGGGTTTAGTCAGAATATTTATCATGTACAGGCCAGTAGTATGCATTTCAAATTGACATTCATTGTGTATTAATGACCAGTGAGCACTGATGTGTCTTCTATGCAAACTGAAAATAGCCAAGATATTCTTACAAGGTGACCTTATTCCTACTGTAATCTTGTTAACGGTAGCAATATGGAAGGAAAGTAGTGAGTTGGGAATTATCTGATTctatttataaaagcaaaatactgcggatactggaaatctggaataaaaacagaaaatgctggaaatgctcagtgggtcaggcagcatctgtggagagcgaaatagcattaacatttcaggtcgatgacctaatAAAAGGTCACCAGCCTGAAACtcatcctgtttctctctccacagatgctgccagacctgagcatttccagcataatCTGATTCTATTTACACTTTAGTTGTGGGGTTTAAAGAAAAACAGTGTAATGTAAGATATTTCATTCAGACATTACACTGAAAGGCAATGTGAagctttgaaaaaaaaattctgaacaaATGAAGGCTGACATCAAAAGGGGTGCAAATATAGTttctaatcttaaaaaaaaaaatcagtttgttTTTAACCATATTTTTAAACCTGTCATGAGATGCACTATAGTAAAGGTATCTCTTCGAATAAATGGTCACGTATACCAGCATATTGCTGTACCTGTGTAAGACTGAATTCCTGCTGGGTTTTGTGGGGTGTGTTTGAGGGAGGTGGGAGAAGAGAACATGTTTGCAAATATTGCTAATTACATATGTTCATTAATCATTAAACAGTTAAAAATAAATGTCACACACTGATAACTGCATTATTTTGCAGACCGATTCTAGTTTGCCCTCTTGGGGCAGAGTTGGCTTCCAATCTACGGACAGATTTGCCCTGTAGGTTAAGGAATGTGGCCCCACGTTGTTCGGGTTAGAGTTTTTCTTTCTTTTTGCTTGCCTTATTTCACTGTGCTATTGGCTCCATTTTGGACAGCCAACTTCCACGGAGCCAGAAACCTTTATGTGAAAGAAACTTCCTTCTGACAGTGCGTTTCACAAATACATATTGCCTTCAGTCAGCAAAACCAATAGTTGCTTAAACATGGAAATATcggaatgaagggtcactgactcgaaacgttaactctgcttctctttccacagatgctgccagacctgctgagtgattccagcatttcttgtttttatttcagatttccagcatccgcaatatataTATGTAATTAGCATTAAGCTCAGAACTTGTGTTTAACTTGTTCGTGTTCACTGAAATGATTTGAAATGTAAGTGATAGGAAGTCCTGAATTAATAGTGTATTATGTCAAATCACCATTTCAGTTTTTAAATAAAATAATCATGATATCTGCCCTGGAATATGACTAGATCAAACAataaggtctgtgttacttggttgatTTGGAATCTTATTGTGATGGTGCACATGATTACAATCATGAACGCTATCTGTATTTGCTGTGCTTCCTAACATGTAGTCGCTTTGCTTACTTCGTCCCTTCATACTTAAATTAACATTGCGATTTTCTACATATGTGGAAAGCAGAAAATGATAGGTCACACGGACCTgagacattaactctatttctctccacagatgctgtctgacctgctgagtatttccagcattttctgtttttgtttcaaataaaGAATCCTTGTCGCTGAATTAATATAAGACTTTTCTGTGTTACCTATTTTCTCCCACTGAAGGAACAAGAATTACTAGACAAGAAAAACCAAGGTCCATCTACTCGCTTTGTACCACCCTCGTCGTCGTGTGATACTACAATAATGAAATTCTTGActcatcatagcaatcaatctctctcATTAGTACACAACAGACTCAGACATGATGAGGAAAGTCTTGAGGACAATAAGTTTAATGCCATATGTACCAAATGTAGCGTGCTTGGGAGGAACATGTTATGTTTCAAATTGCACCGTTTTTTGAAAGAAATTTGTGTTTGAATGAATTAATGCAAACTGCTTCTACCATCTCCCTAGGCGACCAATACCATAGATTGACCATTCGTTCACTGAAATATTCTTTCTGCATATTTTGTTTCAAATTTAATCCCCTTCAAATTGCAGCTTGTGTCCTCTGATTCTACACTTTGGATAAGGTGAAACGGCTTGTCAGGGTCTACATTATCTAGTCCCTTTTAAGTTCCCAaaaccactcctcagatactgaagcagcccgcgtccagatgcagcaaaatctggacaacatccaggcttgggctgataaatggcaagtaatgtttgcgccacacaagtaccaggcaatgaccatgtccccttgatgttcaatggcattaccattgctgaattccctgtTATcaccatcctgggagttaccagtgaccagaaactgaactggctcagagaaataaatattgtggctacaagagtaggtcagaggctcggaattctgcagcaagtaattcaccatctgtctccccaatacctgcccaccatctacacggcacaagtcaggagtgtgatggaatgctgtccacttgcctggatgggtgcagctcccacaacattcaagaagcttgacatcgtcTAGGACCAAACaatttgcttgattggcacctcatccaccactttcaacatttactcccttcacagtggctgcagagtgtaccatctacaagttgcactgcagcaattcaccaagagtccttttgacagcactttccaaacccgtgacctctgccacctagaaggacaagggcagcaggagcatgggaacaccaccacctacaagtttccttccaagtcacatgtcatcctaacttggaactatatcgccattccttcactgttgctggtcaaaattttggaactgcttgcctaacagcactgttggtctacctacaccccaaggactccagcggttcaagaaggcagctcgccaccaccttctcaaggacaaatagggttgggtaataaatgctggcctagccagcaatgctcacatcccatgaattaattgaaAAAAATCACTTTTCAACCTCAGTTAGTGAGAATATGCAATAATCTAATCCCTCCATCCCTCAAACATTCTGGTTGCTCTCTTCCATATCCTTTCCATTGCTGCAATATCGTATTTATACTGCAGTGACCAAAATTGTACACCGTATTCTAAATGCGATCATATCAATGATTTATAAATGGCAGGATTAGCTTACAATCACTGAACATTGTTGGAATAGTGTCAATTGAGCCATAAAACATCTAATAAACATAAAgtaatgaatgtttttcaggttggaggaaggtttgtagtggagttccccaggggtcagtgttgggatccttgcttgaaATGATAttttaataacctagaccttggggtacagggcataatttcaaagtttgcaggtgatatgaaacttgaaagcattgtgacctGAGAGCAGGATGGTGTAGAACTGTAAAAGggcatagataagttggtggaatgggtgaatagatggcagatgaagttaaatgtaaagaaatgtgaagtggttcattttggtaggaagaacatggagagataatataaaataaagggtacaattcgaaagggggtgcaggagcacagggagctgggtgtatatgtgcatatgtcgttgaaggtggcaggatagtttgagagagtggttaataaagcatcctgggctttattaacagcgtatagtacaagagcaaggaagtcataTTGAACTTATAttaaagacactagtttggcctcagctggagtattgtgtccagttctaggcaccgcacttcaggaaaggtGTGAccacattggagagagtgcagaaaagattcacgagaatggttctagggatgaagaacttcagttatgaagatagattggagaagt is a genomic window of Heterodontus francisci isolate sHetFra1 chromosome 33, sHetFra1.hap1, whole genome shotgun sequence containing:
- the LOC137348054 gene encoding ADP-ribosylation factor 3-like — protein: MGSVLSMLKSMFGKKEMRILMVGLDAAGKTTILYKLKLGEIVTTIPTIGFNVETVEHNNISFTVWDVGGQDKIRPLWRHYFQNTQGLIFVVDSNDRERINEARDELNRMLNEQELKEAVLLVYANKQDLPNAMNVAEITDKLNLHQIHHRIWYIQATCATSGDGLYEGLHWLASQLRSHK